In one Pseudomonas sp. SG20056 genomic region, the following are encoded:
- a CDS encoding MOSC domain-containing protein: protein MLHLSGLYRYPLKSAAGEALRETMLDALGVQGDRRWMVVDAESGRFLTQRLLAHMTQLQARWLGSTHLQLSAPGMPELQVAVPDEQAPLRGVTIWRDSLQVPDAGDQAAHWLSQLLGRACRLVQVSEPRARQVDTAYAEVGDKVAFADGFPLLLIGQASLDDLSARVGRPLPMLRFRPNLVVSGSEPYAEDSWKRIRIGELEFRVVKGCSRCIMTTLDPETGERSADREPLTTLKTYREREGEVYFGQNLIACGEGQLRLDMPVQVLE, encoded by the coding sequence ATGTTGCATCTCTCCGGGTTGTACCGTTATCCACTGAAGTCGGCGGCGGGCGAAGCCCTGCGCGAAACGATGCTGGACGCTTTGGGCGTGCAGGGTGATCGTCGCTGGATGGTAGTCGATGCTGAATCTGGGCGCTTCCTTACGCAACGCTTGCTTGCACACATGACTCAGCTGCAAGCGCGCTGGCTGGGCAGCACGCACCTGCAACTGAGTGCACCGGGTATGCCTGAGTTGCAAGTGGCGGTGCCGGATGAACAGGCGCCGCTGCGTGGTGTGACCATCTGGCGCGACAGTTTGCAGGTGCCGGACGCCGGTGATCAGGCGGCGCATTGGCTTAGCCAATTGCTTGGCCGTGCCTGCCGTCTGGTTCAGGTCTCAGAACCGCGGGCGCGGCAGGTCGATACGGCGTATGCCGAGGTCGGCGACAAGGTGGCGTTTGCCGATGGCTTTCCTTTACTGCTGATCGGTCAGGCGTCGTTGGATGACCTCTCGGCGCGCGTCGGTCGGCCGTTGCCGATGCTGCGTTTTCGCCCGAACCTGGTGGTCAGCGGTAGCGAGCCTTATGCCGAAGACAGCTGGAAGCGTATCCGTATTGGTGAGCTGGAGTTTCGTGTGGTCAAGGGCTGCTCGCGTTGCATCATGACCACCCTCGACCCAGAGACGGGCGAGCGCAGTGCTGATCGCGAACCGCTGACCACCCTGAAAACCTACCGTGAGCGTGAAGGCGAGGTGTATTTCGGACAGAACCTGATCGCTTGTGGCGAAGGGCAATTGCGTCTGGATATGCCGGTGCAGGTGCTGGAGTAG
- a CDS encoding FAD-dependent oxidoreductase: protein MMSQWNAAWREQALPELAARDWDLIVVGGGISGAGILREAARRGWKCLLLEQRDFAWGTSSRSSKMVHGGLRYIAKGQFGLTRDSVRERERLLQEAPGLVDPLSFIMAHYQGGFPGPRVFGGLLTVYDALAGKRNHLYYPLQQLRYLAPGLKEDGLLGGTRFFDAVTDDARLVQRVLGEARADGGEALNGMRVVELRREDGCVTGLLAEDSESGLQYRFKTRAVAQATGAWADQLRQKTGLEHIRPLRGSHLLVPAWRLPVAHAFSFMHAADKRPVFVFPWEGATVIGTTDLDHPAPLAEEARISPDEVDYLLAACGQQFPAAAINAADVLSTWAGVRPVVTDGSEGRKPSDEKREHALWVEPGCVTLAGGKLTTFRLLALEVLQACAPMVGRTLDDQGAATFAALPQQPMPQLSPVQQKRLIGRYGRALPRVLALLDELGVEQVSGTDTLWAELAWAAEQELVLHLDDLLLRRTRLGLLLACGAAAELPRIRALCQARLGWDDARWQEEEQAYRQLWQRCYSLPAEDGSRGRTAS from the coding sequence ATGATGAGCCAGTGGAACGCCGCCTGGCGTGAACAGGCCCTGCCTGAGCTGGCTGCACGCGACTGGGACCTGATCGTCGTCGGCGGCGGCATCAGCGGTGCCGGGATTCTGCGTGAAGCAGCGCGGCGTGGTTGGAAATGCCTGCTGCTGGAGCAGCGCGACTTTGCCTGGGGCACGTCCAGTCGCTCCTCGAAGATGGTGCATGGCGGGCTGCGCTATATCGCCAAGGGCCAGTTCGGCCTGACCCGCGATTCGGTGCGCGAGCGCGAGCGCTTGCTGCAGGAAGCGCCGGGGTTGGTCGACCCCTTGAGTTTTATCATGGCCCACTACCAGGGCGGCTTTCCCGGCCCGCGAGTGTTCGGCGGGCTACTGACGGTGTATGACGCTCTGGCCGGCAAGCGCAATCACCTGTACTACCCGTTGCAACAGCTGCGTTATCTGGCCCCAGGTCTGAAGGAAGACGGCCTGCTTGGCGGCACGCGCTTCTTTGATGCGGTCACCGATGATGCGCGCCTGGTACAGCGCGTGCTGGGTGAGGCCCGTGCCGACGGCGGCGAAGCGCTCAATGGCATGCGCGTGGTCGAGTTACGGCGCGAAGATGGGTGCGTCACTGGCCTGCTCGCCGAAGACAGTGAAAGCGGCCTGCAGTATCGCTTCAAGACCCGTGCGGTGGCGCAGGCCACAGGTGCATGGGCCGATCAGCTGCGGCAGAAAACCGGGCTGGAGCATATCCGTCCGCTGCGCGGCAGCCACCTGCTGGTGCCGGCCTGGCGCCTTCCCGTGGCTCATGCGTTTAGCTTTATGCATGCGGCGGACAAGCGCCCGGTATTTGTCTTCCCCTGGGAGGGCGCGACCGTGATTGGCACCACCGATCTGGATCACCCGGCGCCATTAGCTGAAGAAGCGCGAATCAGCCCGGATGAAGTGGACTACCTGCTGGCCGCCTGTGGCCAGCAGTTTCCTGCTGCCGCTATCAACGCGGCGGATGTGCTGTCGACCTGGGCCGGGGTGCGCCCGGTGGTCACGGATGGCAGTGAAGGGCGCAAACCTTCGGATGAAAAACGCGAACATGCGCTGTGGGTTGAGCCCGGTTGCGTGACCCTGGCCGGCGGCAAGCTGACCACTTTCCGCCTGTTGGCGCTGGAAGTGCTGCAGGCTTGCGCACCGATGGTTGGCCGTACGCTGGATGATCAGGGCGCGGCGACCTTTGCCGCCTTACCGCAGCAGCCGATGCCGCAGTTAAGCCCGGTTCAGCAGAAGCGCCTGATTGGCCGTTATGGCCGGGCGCTGCCGCGGGTGTTGGCGTTGCTCGATGAACTGGGTGTCGAGCAGGTTTCCGGCACGGACACGCTGTGGGCCGAACTGGCCTGGGCGGCCGAGCAGGAGCTGGTGCTGCACCTGGATGACCTGCTACTGCGCCGCACCCGTTTGGGCCTGCTGCTGGCGTGCGGTGCGGCGGCCGAACTGCCGCGTATCCGTGCGCTGTGTCAGGCCCGCCTGGGGTGGGACGACGCGCGCTGGCAAGAGGAAGAACAGGCGTATCGGCAACTCTGGCAGCGTTGCTACAGCCTGCCGGCGGAAGATGGATCACGAGGAAGGACGGCGTCTTGA
- a CDS encoding DUF1499 domain-containing protein: protein MSPASVWQNALIRATRRTYKPALALPLLVLLSACSGTAPDNLGIHDGQLSACPDSPNCVNSQASDARHAIEPLPLQGTTEETQARLKALLSAEPRVSVVEEAPGYLRAEFSSKLMRFVDDVEFMIGAAGVDVRSASRLGYADFDVNRERIEHLRQRLSE from the coding sequence ATGAGCCCAGCTTCCGTTTGGCAAAACGCACTTATACGAGCAACCCGACGTACCTACAAGCCCGCTTTGGCCCTGCCGCTACTGGTGTTGCTAAGCGCTTGCAGCGGTACTGCGCCGGATAACCTGGGCATCCATGATGGACAACTGAGCGCCTGCCCAGACTCACCGAACTGCGTAAACAGCCAGGCCAGCGATGCGCGACACGCCATTGAACCGCTGCCACTGCAAGGTACCACCGAAGAAACCCAGGCACGCCTCAAGGCGTTACTCAGTGCAGAGCCACGCGTGAGCGTGGTGGAGGAGGCTCCGGGGTATTTGCGCGCCGAATTCAGCAGCAAGCTGATGCGCTTTGTCGATGATGTGGAATTTATGATCGGCGCGGCCGGAGTAGATGTGCGCTCGGCATCGCGCCTGGGCTACGCGGATTTCGACGTCAACCGCGAGCGCATTGAACATCTGCGCCAGCGGCTAAGCGAATAA
- the yegS gene encoding lipid kinase YegS produces the protein MQERKALLILHGKQALNADVRAAVQARREEGWQLDVRVTWESGDAQRLVNEALQAGYPTLIAGGGDGTLREVAEAMALARTKASLALLPLGTANDFAHAAGIVLDPRIALRLLDTPAQPIDLGEVDGQVFLNMATGGFGCNVTANTSEDLKRVLGGAAYFLTGLSRFAEVQSSFGRFTGPDFQWEGEFLALGIGNGRQAGGGHVLCPNARVNDGLLDICIVPAAADVVGTLGTLLSGGINGLQSVALSARLPWLEVEAPEGLDLNLDGEPMESRKLRFASMPQALHVHLPENSPLLME, from the coding sequence ATGCAAGAACGTAAAGCGCTGCTGATTCTGCATGGCAAGCAAGCTCTCAATGCCGATGTGCGCGCTGCGGTGCAGGCGCGTCGTGAAGAGGGCTGGCAACTGGATGTGCGGGTGACCTGGGAGAGTGGCGATGCACAGCGTCTGGTCAATGAGGCGCTGCAGGCCGGTTACCCGACTCTGATTGCCGGCGGAGGTGACGGCACCCTGCGCGAAGTGGCTGAAGCCATGGCGCTGGCAAGAACCAAGGCCAGTCTGGCGCTATTGCCGTTGGGCACGGCCAACGACTTTGCCCACGCAGCGGGGATTGTTCTTGATCCGCGAATTGCCCTGAGATTGCTGGATACGCCTGCGCAGCCGATTGATCTGGGCGAAGTTGACGGCCAAGTGTTTCTCAATATGGCCACTGGCGGCTTTGGCTGCAATGTCACCGCCAATACGTCAGAAGATCTCAAGCGCGTGCTCGGCGGCGCGGCTTATTTTTTGACGGGCTTGAGCCGTTTTGCCGAAGTGCAATCGTCGTTTGGCCGCTTTACCGGACCGGATTTTCAGTGGGAAGGCGAGTTTCTTGCCCTTGGCATCGGCAATGGCCGCCAGGCCGGCGGTGGGCACGTGCTGTGCCCCAACGCACGGGTCAACGATGGTTTGCTGGATATCTGCATCGTGCCGGCGGCGGCTGATGTGGTCGGCACCTTGGGCACGCTGCTGTCTGGCGGGATCAATGGCTTGCAGAGCGTGGCCCTGAGCGCCCGGCTGCCTTGGCTGGAGGTCGAAGCACCAGAAGGTTTGGACCTCAATCTGGATGGCGAGCCGATGGAAAGTCGCAAGCTACGCTTTGCGTCAATGCCGCAAGCATTGCACGTGCATTTACCGGAGAATTCGCCGCTGTTGATGGAATAA
- a CDS encoding transglycosylase SLT domain-containing protein, which produces MRGPLFSLLSCLLVSSLSVAAAQAATLTQQRQYYDQAKAALAKGDKGPYQRYASALRDYPLEPYLAYDELTARLKWASNDEIEKFLAEHGDLPQISWMKLRWLRWLAERGEWKTFINYYDPALNFTELDCLYGQYQLSHGMRAEGNATAEKLWLVGKSQPNACDPLFALWAAEGQLTEQKRWQRAKLAAEARNYGLVTHLIKSMPTLGNHGKTLLQVAQKPELLKQTSRFTQTDPAMADVVGLGLRRLARQDPESALKLLDGYAQRMKFSSEEQVAIAREIGLTLAKRFDSRALQVMAKYDPELRDNTVSEWRARLLLRLGRWDEANQLTRRMPAELGNTNRWRYWQARSMQLAQPNSQEPKALYQALAKERDFYGFMAADQVQAPYQLNNKPLALSPQTIQKVRNSAAIRRALEFHARGQVADGRREWYNVSRLFSRDEMVAQARLAYEMGWYFPAIRTISQAQYWDDLEVRFPMAHREHLVREAKNRDIHSSWVFAVTRQESAFMADAKSHVGAMGLMQLMPATAKETAKRFGIPLSSPQLAYRPEINIQLGAAYLSQIYGQFNGNRVLASAAYNAGPGRVRQWLRGADHLSYDVWIENIPFDETRQYVQNVLSYSVIYGEKLNAPQPLVAWHERYFDQ; this is translated from the coding sequence ATGCGCGGTCCCCTGTTCAGCCTGCTGTCCTGCCTATTGGTTTCCTCCCTGAGCGTCGCTGCGGCGCAAGCGGCCACTCTGACGCAACAGCGTCAATACTACGATCAAGCCAAAGCCGCACTAGCCAAGGGCGACAAAGGCCCTTACCAGCGCTATGCCAGTGCGCTACGTGATTACCCGCTGGAGCCTTACCTGGCGTATGACGAGCTGACCGCCCGACTGAAGTGGGCCAGCAATGACGAAATCGAGAAATTCCTCGCTGAACACGGCGACCTGCCGCAAATCAGCTGGATGAAGCTGCGCTGGCTGCGCTGGCTGGCAGAACGCGGTGAATGGAAGACTTTTATCAACTACTACGACCCGGCCCTGAACTTCACTGAGCTCGACTGCCTGTATGGCCAATACCAGCTGAGCCACGGTATGCGCGCCGAAGGCAATGCCACAGCCGAGAAGCTCTGGCTGGTCGGCAAATCCCAGCCCAACGCCTGCGACCCGCTGTTCGCGCTGTGGGCCGCCGAAGGCCAGCTTACTGAACAGAAGCGCTGGCAGCGCGCCAAGCTGGCGGCCGAAGCGCGCAACTACGGCCTGGTCACTCACCTGATCAAGAGCATGCCGACCCTGGGCAACCACGGCAAAACCCTGCTGCAGGTTGCACAGAAACCTGAGCTGCTGAAACAGACCTCACGCTTTACCCAGACCGACCCGGCCATGGCCGATGTAGTTGGCCTGGGCCTACGCCGCCTGGCCCGCCAGGACCCGGAGAGCGCGTTGAAGCTGCTCGATGGCTACGCCCAACGGATGAAATTCTCCAGCGAGGAACAGGTCGCCATCGCCCGCGAAATCGGCCTGACCCTGGCCAAACGCTTCGATTCGCGCGCTCTACAGGTCATGGCCAAGTACGACCCCGAGCTGCGTGACAACACCGTCAGCGAATGGCGCGCCCGCCTGCTGCTGCGACTGGGCCGCTGGGATGAGGCCAACCAGCTGACGCGCCGGATGCCTGCTGAACTGGGCAACACCAACCGTTGGCGCTACTGGCAGGCGCGTAGCATGCAATTGGCACAGCCCAATAGTCAGGAACCCAAAGCGCTGTACCAGGCGCTGGCCAAGGAGCGTGACTTCTACGGCTTTATGGCCGCCGACCAGGTGCAGGCGCCCTATCAGCTGAACAACAAGCCGCTGGCTCTGAGTCCACAGACCATCCAGAAGGTGCGTAATTCGGCAGCGATTCGCCGTGCCCTGGAGTTCCATGCCCGTGGTCAGGTCGCCGATGGCCGGCGCGAGTGGTACAACGTCAGCCGCCTGTTCAGCCGTGACGAAATGGTCGCCCAGGCGCGCCTGGCCTATGAGATGGGCTGGTACTTCCCAGCCATCCGCACCATCAGTCAGGCGCAGTATTGGGACGATCTGGAGGTGCGCTTCCCCATGGCTCACCGCGAACACCTGGTGCGTGAAGCGAAGAACCGCGATATCCATTCCAGTTGGGTATTTGCCGTCACCCGCCAGGAAAGTGCCTTTATGGCCGATGCCAAATCCCACGTCGGCGCCATGGGTTTGATGCAGCTGATGCCAGCTACCGCCAAGGAAACCGCCAAACGCTTTGGCATTCCGCTGTCATCGCCGCAGCTGGCCTATCGCCCGGAAATCAATATCCAGCTGGGCGCGGCCTACCTGAGCCAGATCTACGGCCAGTTCAACGGCAACCGTGTGCTCGCCTCCGCCGCCTACAACGCTGGTCCAGGCCGTGTGCGGCAGTGGCTGCGCGGCGCGGATCACCTGTCGTATGACGTGTGGATCGAGAATATCCCGTTTGATGAAACCCGCCAGTACGTGCAGAACGTGCTGTCCTACTCAGTGATCTACGGTGAGAAGCTCAACGCACCGCAGCCACTGGTCGCCTGGCACGAGCGTTACTTCGACCAGTAA
- a CDS encoding FGGY-family carbohydrate kinase — MSEKSYLLAIDNGTQSIRALLFDLQGNLLAKGKVELEAYYSKQPGWAEQDPEYYWASLGEACAQLWQQVDIDRSLIKGVSLTTQRGTLINVDSQGQPLRPAMLWLDQRQAKVEGRITGPWGWLFKIVGVQATVDYFRAQAEVNWIAQNQPDIWANTHKVLLLSGFLSHRLCGKFVDSLTSCVAYLPFDYKRLQWAKPGDWKWQAMPVRREQLPELCKPGELLGHITAAASLHTGIPEGLPLIAAGADKACEVLGAGGVEPSTACLSYGTTATINTTRSKYLETIPLIPPYPSAIPDHFNTEVMIYRGFWMVSWFKKEFGLREMQRAKELGVEPEALFDELVNSVPAGSMGLMLQPYWSPGIREPGLEAKGSIIGFGDVHTRAHIYRAILEGLAYALRQGKEKIEKRSGTRITRLRVSGGGSQSDAAMQLTADIFGLPAERPHLYETSGLGAAINCAVGLGLHPDYPTAIKAMTRVGDVFTPNPEAQRTYQQLYTQVYQRMYKQLKPLYQTIRKITGYPA; from the coding sequence TTGAGCGAGAAAAGTTATCTGCTGGCCATCGACAATGGCACCCAGAGCATTCGGGCGCTGTTGTTTGATCTTCAGGGCAATCTGCTCGCCAAGGGCAAGGTGGAGCTTGAGGCTTATTACTCTAAGCAACCCGGCTGGGCCGAGCAGGATCCGGAATACTACTGGGCCAGCCTCGGTGAAGCCTGCGCACAGCTGTGGCAGCAGGTGGATATCGACCGTAGCCTGATCAAGGGTGTGTCACTCACCACCCAGCGTGGCACCCTGATCAACGTTGACTCGCAAGGCCAACCGCTGAGACCCGCGATGCTATGGCTCGATCAGCGTCAGGCCAAGGTCGAAGGGCGGATCACCGGGCCTTGGGGGTGGCTGTTCAAGATCGTTGGGGTGCAAGCCACGGTGGATTACTTCCGCGCCCAGGCCGAGGTTAACTGGATCGCCCAGAACCAGCCGGACATTTGGGCCAATACCCACAAGGTGCTGCTGCTTTCGGGATTTCTCAGCCATCGGCTGTGCGGAAAGTTTGTCGATTCCCTGACCAGCTGTGTGGCATACCTGCCGTTCGACTACAAACGACTGCAGTGGGCCAAGCCCGGCGATTGGAAATGGCAGGCCATGCCGGTGCGTCGCGAGCAGTTGCCGGAGCTGTGCAAGCCTGGCGAATTGCTCGGCCACATCACGGCGGCTGCCAGCCTACATACCGGGATTCCTGAAGGCCTGCCGCTGATTGCTGCCGGTGCCGACAAGGCCTGTGAGGTGCTCGGCGCCGGTGGCGTGGAGCCGAGCACGGCGTGCCTGTCCTATGGCACCACGGCGACGATCAACACCACTCGCAGTAAGTATCTGGAGACCATTCCGCTTATACCGCCATACCCCTCGGCGATTCCCGATCACTTCAACACCGAGGTGATGATCTATCGCGGTTTCTGGATGGTCAGTTGGTTCAAAAAAGAATTTGGCCTGCGCGAAATGCAGCGGGCCAAGGAACTGGGTGTGGAGCCTGAGGCGCTGTTCGATGAACTGGTCAACAGCGTGCCGGCTGGCTCAATGGGCCTCATGCTGCAGCCGTACTGGTCGCCGGGCATTCGTGAGCCAGGGTTGGAGGCCAAGGGCTCGATCATCGGCTTTGGCGACGTACACACCCGCGCGCATATCTACCGGGCGATTCTGGAAGGGCTGGCCTATGCCCTGCGTCAGGGCAAGGAAAAGATCGAGAAACGCTCGGGCACACGCATCACCCGCCTGCGCGTTTCCGGTGGTGGTTCACAGAGCGATGCGGCGATGCAGCTGACGGCCGATATCTTCGGCCTGCCTGCCGAGCGTCCGCATCTGTATGAAACCAGCGGGCTGGGCGCGGCGATCAATTGCGCGGTGGGCTTGGGGTTGCATCCTGATTATCCGACTGCGATAAAAGCCATGACCCGGGTAGGTGACGTGTTCACACCCAACCCTGAGGCGCAGCGCACCTATCAGCAGTTGTACACCCAGGTTTATCAGCGCATGTATAAGCAGCTGAAGCCGCTGTATCAGACCATTCGCAAAATTACCGGCTACCCGGCGTAA
- a CDS encoding ATP-binding cassette domain-containing protein: MTLLKFTDISLAYGAMPLLDKVSWQIARGERVCIIGRNGTGKSSMMKLVKGDQKADDGAVWRAPGLKIGELPQELPVADDRTVFDVVAQGLDGVGELLAQYHHLAQNCVTEADLDKLMHVQQDLEARDGWRLQQLVDSTLSRLQLPADKTLAELSGGWRRRVLLAQALVSEPDLLLLDEPTNHLDIGAIAWLEEALADFQGAVLFITHDRSFLQNLATRILELDRGGLIDWNGDYASFLVHKEATLAAEETANALFDKRLAQEEVWIRQGIKARRTRNEGRVRALKALRVERSERRERTGKANIQLETAEKSGKQVMVLENVSFAHPGGPFLIKDFSMVLQRGDRIGLLGANGTGKTTLLKLMLGGLQPTSGEVTEGTRIDVAYFDQLRHQLDLEKTVIDNVAEGRDFIEIDGQNRHVLSYLGDFLFSPQRARTPVKALSGGERARLLLAKLFSKPANLLVLDEPTNDLDVETLELLEEVLLTFPGTVLMVSHDRAFLDNVVTSTLVFEGEGRVREYVGGYQDWLRQGGSPRLLGVGESKAGKPELASAVVPTPVVAEPVAVVAAAASKKKLSYKLQRELEAIPGQIDVLEGQVASLQEQIGSPSFYQQPAEKTAEVLAKLQAVQHELEQLVERWAELEG, from the coding sequence ATGACCCTGCTCAAGTTCACCGATATTTCCCTGGCCTACGGCGCGATGCCGCTATTGGACAAGGTGTCTTGGCAGATCGCCCGTGGCGAGCGGGTGTGCATCATCGGCCGCAACGGCACCGGCAAGTCGAGCATGATGAAGCTGGTCAAGGGTGATCAGAAGGCCGATGACGGCGCTGTCTGGCGTGCACCCGGGCTGAAAATTGGTGAGCTACCGCAAGAATTGCCGGTGGCTGATGATCGCACCGTGTTTGATGTGGTCGCCCAAGGTCTGGACGGCGTGGGTGAGTTACTTGCGCAGTATCATCACTTGGCGCAGAACTGTGTCACCGAAGCCGATCTGGACAAGCTGATGCATGTGCAGCAGGACCTTGAGGCTCGTGATGGCTGGCGCTTGCAGCAACTGGTCGACAGCACCCTGAGCCGCCTGCAACTGCCGGCCGACAAGACCCTGGCTGAACTGTCCGGTGGCTGGCGTCGTCGCGTTCTGCTGGCCCAGGCGCTGGTCTCCGAGCCGGATTTGCTGCTGCTCGACGAGCCCACCAACCATTTGGATATCGGCGCAATTGCCTGGCTGGAAGAAGCCTTGGCCGATTTCCAGGGGGCGGTGCTGTTTATCACCCACGACCGTTCCTTCCTGCAGAACCTGGCAACGCGCATCCTTGAATTGGACCGTGGCGGCCTGATCGATTGGAACGGCGACTACGCCAGCTTCCTGGTGCACAAGGAAGCCACCTTGGCCGCCGAAGAAACGGCCAACGCGCTGTTCGACAAACGTCTGGCCCAGGAAGAAGTGTGGATTCGCCAAGGCATCAAGGCCCGCCGCACCCGTAACGAAGGCCGTGTGCGCGCCCTCAAAGCACTGCGCGTAGAGCGCAGCGAGCGCCGTGAGCGCACCGGCAAGGCCAATATCCAGCTGGAAACCGCCGAGAAATCCGGCAAGCAGGTGATGGTGCTGGAAAACGTCAGTTTTGCGCATCCAGGTGGGCCGTTCCTGATCAAGGACTTCTCCATGGTGCTGCAGCGCGGCGACCGCATTGGTCTGCTTGGCGCCAACGGCACCGGAAAAACCACCTTGCTCAAGCTGATGCTCGGCGGTTTGCAGCCAACCAGCGGTGAAGTGACCGAAGGCACACGCATTGATGTGGCTTATTTTGACCAATTGCGTCACCAGCTCGATCTGGAAAAGACCGTGATCGACAACGTCGCCGAAGGCCGCGACTTTATCGAGATCGATGGGCAGAACCGTCATGTACTGAGCTACCTGGGCGATTTTCTGTTCAGCCCACAGCGTGCACGTACACCGGTCAAGGCTTTGTCCGGGGGCGAGCGGGCACGTCTCTTGCTCGCCAAGCTGTTCAGCAAGCCGGCCAACCTGCTGGTGCTGGACGAACCGACCAACGACCTCGACGTGGAAACCCTGGAGTTGCTTGAAGAAGTACTGCTGACTTTCCCGGGTACCGTGCTGATGGTCAGCCATGACCGGGCTTTCCTCGACAACGTGGTGACCAGCACCCTGGTATTCGAAGGTGAAGGTCGTGTGCGCGAATACGTCGGTGGTTATCAGGATTGGCTGCGTCAGGGCGGTTCGCCGCGTCTGCTCGGTGTGGGTGAAAGCAAAGCCGGCAAGCCTGAACTAGCCTCAGCTGTGGTTCCGACGCCAGTGGTGGCGGAGCCTGTGGCGGTCGTGGCAGCGGCGGCGAGCAAGAAAAAACTCAGTTACAAGCTACAGCGCGAGCTGGAGGCCATTCCAGGGCAAATCGATGTGCTGGAGGGGCAGGTTGCCAGTTTGCAGGAACAGATCGGCTCGCCAAGTTTCTATCAGCAGCCTGCGGAGAAGACTGCCGAAGTGCTGGCGAAACTGCAGGCGGTGCAGCATGAGTTGGAGCAATTGGTCGAGCGTTGGGCTGAGCTGGAAGGCTAA
- a CDS encoding pirin family protein, whose translation MIEVRPFAELGGAHHGWLNARHHFSFAEYYDPARMSWGPLRVWNDDEIAPHTGFPTHPHRDMEIITYVRQGAITHKDNLGNHGRTEAGDVQVMSAGTGIAHSEYNLEDTTTKIFQIWIQPNQSGLPPSWGAKPFPKGERAGTFVTLASGFAEDQDALSIRTNARMAAATLQAGQSTEYPIGASRRAYLVAASGSIEVNGVSAQARDGVAVSDVDVIRVTAIEDSEIILVDVA comes from the coding sequence ATGATCGAAGTACGCCCCTTCGCCGAGCTCGGCGGTGCCCATCATGGCTGGCTGAATGCCCGTCATCACTTTTCCTTTGCCGAATACTATGACCCGGCGCGTATGAGCTGGGGACCGCTGCGGGTCTGGAACGATGATGAAATCGCCCCGCACACGGGCTTTCCAACCCATCCGCATCGCGACATGGAAATCATCACCTATGTACGCCAAGGGGCCATCACCCACAAGGACAACCTGGGTAACCATGGCCGTACCGAAGCCGGTGATGTGCAGGTAATGAGCGCCGGCACCGGAATTGCCCACAGCGAATACAACCTGGAGGACACCACTACCAAGATTTTCCAGATCTGGATTCAGCCCAACCAGTCGGGCCTACCGCCGTCCTGGGGCGCCAAGCCGTTCCCCAAAGGTGAGCGCGCCGGCACCTTCGTCACCCTGGCCAGCGGCTTTGCCGAAGACCAGGACGCGCTGTCGATCCGCACCAATGCGCGGATGGCTGCGGCCACCCTGCAAGCCGGCCAGAGCACCGAGTATCCGATTGGTGCGTCGCGCCGCGCCTACCTGGTAGCAGCGAGCGGCAGTATCGAGGTCAACGGCGTCAGCGCCCAGGCTCGTGATGGTGTGGCTGTCAGCGATGTAGACGTGATCCGGGTGACGGCTATTGAAGACAGCGAAATCATCCTGGTGGATGTGGCCTAA
- a CDS encoding chemotaxis protein CheV, which yields MAGILDSVNQRTQLVGENRLEILMFRLTGRQLFAINVFKVQEVLQMPKLTLMPQRHRFVCGVVNLRGQTLPVIDLSQAIGMRPIVPDERSTIIVTEYNRSVQAFLVGGVERILNLNWESILPPPGGAGRQHYLTAITKVEDQIVEVIDVEKVLAEISPMSTKVSPEKLADPLLEYAKGREVLLVDDSNVAMSQLKGTMAQLDIRCHAASDGLRALNLLKSWADAGVDVHEKLLMVITDAEMPEMDGYRLTTEIRNDSRLKDLYVVLHTSLSGSFNEAMVKKVGCDNFLSKFQPDKLVDVVHQRLALLHPEE from the coding sequence ATGGCCGGCATTCTCGACTCAGTGAACCAACGTACCCAGCTGGTGGGTGAGAACCGCCTGGAAATTCTCATGTTCCGTCTCACGGGGCGGCAGTTGTTTGCGATCAACGTATTCAAGGTGCAGGAAGTCCTGCAAATGCCCAAGCTGACCCTGATGCCGCAGCGTCACCGGTTTGTTTGCGGAGTGGTCAATCTGCGTGGGCAGACGCTGCCGGTGATTGACCTGTCCCAGGCTATCGGCATGCGGCCCATCGTGCCGGATGAGCGCAGCACCATCATCGTCACCGAATACAACCGTTCGGTGCAGGCCTTCCTGGTCGGTGGGGTCGAGCGCATTCTCAACCTCAATTGGGAATCCATCCTGCCGCCACCAGGCGGAGCAGGGCGTCAGCATTACCTGACGGCCATTACCAAGGTCGAAGACCAGATCGTCGAAGTGATCGACGTGGAAAAGGTGTTGGCAGAAATCAGCCCGATGAGCACCAAGGTCTCTCCGGAAAAACTCGCCGACCCGCTGCTGGAATACGCCAAGGGTCGTGAGGTGCTGCTGGTAGACGACTCCAACGTGGCCATGAGTCAGCTCAAGGGCACCATGGCGCAACTGGATATCCGCTGCCACGCTGCTAGCGACGGCCTGCGTGCGTTGAACCTGCTGAAAAGCTGGGCTGACGCCGGGGTCGATGTGCACGAGAAGCTGCTGATGGTGATCACCGATGCGGAAATGCCGGAGATGGACGGCTATCGCCTGACCACCGAAATTCGCAACGACTCACGTCTCAAGGACTTGTACGTGGTGCTACACACCTCGCTGTCCGGCAGTTTCAACGAGGCCATGGTGAAGAAGGTCGGCTGCGACAACTTCCTCTCCAAGTTCCAGCCAGACAAACTGGTGGATGTGGTGCACCAGCGTTTGGCCCTGTTGCACCCCGAGGAATAA